One window from the genome of Corynebacterium sp. SCR221107 encodes:
- a CDS encoding F0F1 ATP synthase subunit epsilon, with the protein MADITVELVSVDRMLWTGQASIVTAQTTEGEIGVLPGHEPMLGQLVDNGVVTICPIGDDKLVAAVQGGFLSVSKEKVSILAEYAVWSTEVNTSEAEASLQADDEVSKARAEAELKAVRRSAEK; encoded by the coding sequence ATGGCTGACATCACCGTAGAACTCGTCTCCGTAGATCGCATGCTGTGGACCGGACAGGCCAGCATTGTCACTGCGCAGACCACCGAAGGTGAGATCGGCGTGCTGCCCGGCCACGAGCCGATGCTCGGCCAGTTGGTCGACAACGGTGTCGTGACCATCTGTCCGATCGGCGACGACAAGCTGGTCGCCGCTGTCCAGGGTGGCTTCCTCTCCGTCTCTAAGGAGAAGGTCTCCATCCTTGCAGAGTATGCAGTCTGGTCGACCGAGGTTAATACCTCCGAGGCCGAGGCTTCCTTGCAGGCAGATGATGAAGTGTCGAAGGCACGTGCCGAGGCTGAGCTGAAGGCCGTGCGTCGTAGCGCGGAGAAGTAA
- a CDS encoding DUF2550 domain-containing protein produces the protein MEYVFITCGVVIALAIVLAAWRFFTLRSNGTPVILRRLPAEGGHGWRHGVFRYHGDEIKYYMLRSLAPTADVVFNRTQVSIRGPRELTAHEGSFLSAQRALRFDYKDVHYEMVCSAHAEMAFTAWVEAAPDSRMARLDPKELRRRMRNDKN, from the coding sequence GTGGAGTACGTTTTCATTACTTGCGGCGTCGTCATCGCGCTCGCCATCGTCTTGGCAGCTTGGCGCTTCTTTACTCTCAGGTCCAACGGCACCCCTGTCATCTTGCGCCGTCTACCCGCCGAGGGTGGCCATGGTTGGCGCCACGGGGTGTTTCGCTATCATGGGGACGAGATTAAGTACTACATGCTTCGTTCGCTTGCGCCTACCGCGGACGTTGTGTTTAACCGTACCCAGGTAAGTATTCGGGGCCCACGTGAGCTTACGGCTCATGAGGGCTCTTTTTTGTCGGCTCAGCGCGCCTTGCGTTTTGACTACAAGGACGTCCATTACGAGATGGTGTGTAGCGCGCACGCGGAGATGGCGTTTACCGCCTGGGTGGAAGCCGCCCCGGATTCCCGCATGGCTCGACTAGACCCAAAGGAATTGCGCCGTCGCATGCGCAATGACAAAAACTAA
- a CDS encoding thiamine-binding protein, translating to MIIAFSVAPTETPNAEAEMADAVTEAVRVVRESGLPNETNAMFTLIEGEWDEVMDVVKRATEAVVAVSPRVSLVLKADIRPGHIGQITSKVEAVERRLARND from the coding sequence ATGATTATTGCTTTTTCCGTCGCCCCCACCGAGACCCCCAACGCGGAAGCCGAAATGGCCGATGCGGTCACCGAGGCCGTGCGGGTGGTACGCGAATCCGGCCTGCCCAATGAAACCAATGCCATGTTTACGCTGATCGAGGGCGAATGGGATGAGGTGATGGACGTGGTCAAGCGCGCAACCGAGGCGGTGGTGGCCGTCTCCCCGCGCGTGAGCCTTGTGCTCAAGGCGGATATCCGCCCTGGGCACATAGGCCAGATCACCTCTAAGGTGGAAGCCGTCGAGCGTCGTTTGGCAAGAAACGATTAG
- a CDS encoding F0F1 ATP synthase subunit gamma, protein MANLRELRDRIKSVNSTKKITKAQELIATSRITKAQARVEAAQPYATEIHNVMERLASASSLDHPMLREREGAKRAALLVVTSDRGMAGGYNYNVFKKAAELQKLLEESGYEVVRYVTGNKGVAYYKFRGEEVAGSWTGFSQDPTWTETHDVRRHLIDGFNASSDGTAKWRNGLNVEEGTEVQGFDQVHVVYTEFESMLTQTPRAFQLLPIEPVIENIEIEQGKDILDKSGDPEPDVEFEPDADTLLAALLPQYVSRSLYSMFLEASASESASRRNAMKSATDNATALVKDLSRVANQARQAQITQEITEIVGGAGALAESAESD, encoded by the coding sequence ATGGCAAATCTTCGCGAATTGCGCGACCGCATCAAATCGGTCAACTCAACCAAGAAGATCACCAAGGCCCAAGAGCTGATTGCGACGTCTCGCATCACCAAGGCCCAGGCCCGGGTCGAGGCTGCACAGCCTTACGCCACCGAGATCCATAACGTGATGGAGCGTCTGGCCTCAGCTAGTTCCCTGGATCACCCGATGCTCCGCGAGCGTGAGGGCGCCAAGCGCGCCGCCTTGCTCGTGGTCACGAGTGACCGAGGCATGGCCGGTGGTTACAACTACAACGTCTTCAAGAAGGCTGCCGAGCTGCAGAAGCTTCTTGAGGAATCCGGCTATGAGGTTGTCCGCTACGTCACTGGTAATAAGGGCGTGGCCTACTACAAGTTCCGTGGCGAAGAGGTCGCGGGATCGTGGACTGGCTTCTCCCAGGATCCGACGTGGACTGAAACCCATGACGTTCGTCGTCACTTGATTGACGGCTTCAACGCCAGCTCCGACGGCACTGCAAAGTGGCGTAATGGACTCAATGTTGAGGAGGGCACTGAGGTTCAGGGCTTCGACCAGGTACACGTTGTGTACACCGAGTTCGAGTCCATGCTGACCCAGACCCCTCGTGCTTTCCAATTGCTCCCGATCGAGCCGGTGATCGAAAACATCGAGATCGAGCAGGGCAAGGATATCCTCGACAAGTCCGGTGACCCTGAGCCGGATGTGGAGTTCGAACCGGACGCTGACACCCTGCTGGCAGCATTGCTCCCGCAGTACGTGTCGCGTTCCCTGTACTCCATGTTCCTCGAGGCGTCGGCTTCTGAGTCGGCATCGCGTCGAAATGCGATGAAGTCTGCAACTGATAACGCCACCGCACTCGTGAAGGATCTTTCACGTGTTGCTAACCAGGCACGTCAGGCACAGATTACCCAGGAAATCACAGAGATCGTCGGTGGCGCTGGCGCGCTCGCCGAAAGCGCAGAAAGTGACTAG
- a CDS encoding ATP synthase F0 subunit C, translating into MNEVILAQDAAGITGSIATVGYGLATIGPGLGIGILVGKALEGMARQPEMAGQLRTTMFLGIAFVEALALIGLVAGFIL; encoded by the coding sequence ATGAACGAAGTCATCCTGGCTCAGGACGCTGCTGGCATCACCGGCTCCATCGCAACCGTTGGCTACGGCCTTGCAACCATCGGCCCAGGCCTGGGCATCGGCATCCTCGTTGGTAAGGCTCTCGAGGGCATGGCACGCCAGCCTGAGATGGCTGGCCAGCTGCGTACCACCATGTTCCTGGGTATCGCCTTCGTTGAGGCCCTGGCCCTCATCGGCCTGGTTGCAGGCTTCATTCTTTAA
- the nucS gene encoding endonuclease NucS yields the protein MRLVIARCSVDYVGRLEAHLPLADRLLMIKADGSVSIHADDRAYKPLNWMTPPCTLTEEELKGESGDPVALWTVENKKGEQLRITLEAIHSDLSYELGEDPGLVKDGVEAHLQELLAEHIDVLGEGHELIRREYPTPIGPVDILCKTQDGTTIAVEVKRRGGIDGVEQLTRYLDLLNRDLLLAPVEGVFAAQEIKPQARTLAEDRGIRCVTLDYDALRGVESTELRLF from the coding sequence ATGCGTCTTGTCATTGCCCGCTGTAGCGTTGATTATGTTGGTCGTCTTGAGGCACACCTGCCCTTGGCCGACCGCCTGCTGATGATCAAGGCGGATGGTTCGGTATCCATCCACGCCGATGATCGGGCCTATAAGCCGCTAAACTGGATGACTCCGCCCTGTACGCTTACCGAAGAAGAGCTCAAAGGGGAGTCCGGAGATCCGGTTGCACTGTGGACGGTGGAAAACAAGAAGGGCGAGCAGCTCCGCATCACCCTCGAGGCTATCCACAGTGACCTCAGCTATGAGCTCGGGGAGGATCCCGGTCTTGTCAAGGATGGTGTCGAGGCACACCTGCAGGAGCTGTTGGCCGAACACATCGATGTGTTGGGCGAAGGGCATGAGCTCATTCGCCGCGAGTATCCCACACCCATCGGCCCAGTGGATATTTTGTGCAAGACCCAGGATGGAACCACCATCGCCGTGGAGGTCAAGCGCCGTGGCGGAATCGACGGCGTCGAGCAACTGACCCGCTATCTTGATCTGCTTAACCGAGACTTGTTGCTTGCCCCGGTGGAGGGCGTATTCGCGGCGCAGGAGATTAAACCGCAGGCGCGCACGCTGGCTGAGGACCGTGGCATCCGCTGCGTGACCCTCGATTATGATGCCCTGCGCGGGGTGGAGTCCACCGAGCTGCGCCTTTTCTAG
- the atpD gene encoding F0F1 ATP synthase subunit beta gives MTTALEEQNTQAGTAGRVVRVIGPVVDVEFPRGELPALFNALTVEVTLEAVAKTITLEVAQHLGDNLVRAVSMAPTDGLVRGAVVTNTGKPISVPVGDVVKGHVFNALGDCLDEPGLGRDGEQWGIHRDPPPFDQLEGKTEILETGIKVIDLLTPYVKGGKIGLFGGAGVGKTVLIQEMITRIAREFSGTSVFAGVGERTREGTDLFLEMEEMGVLQDTALVFGQMDEPPGVRMRVALSGLTMAEYFRDVQHQDVLLFIDNIFRFTQAGSEVSTLLGRMPSAVGYQPTLADEMGVLQERITSTKGKSITSLQAVYVPADDYTDPAPATTFAHLDATTELDRGIASKGIYPAVNPLTSTSRILEPGIVGERHYNVAQRVINILQKNKELQDIIAILGMDELSEEDKITVQRARRLERFLGQNFFVAEKFTGIPGSYVPLSHTIDAFERICNGDFDHYPEQAFNGLGGLDDVEAAYKKLTGK, from the coding sequence ATGACCACAGCTCTTGAAGAGCAGAACACGCAGGCCGGCACCGCTGGTCGCGTTGTGCGCGTCATCGGTCCGGTCGTCGACGTGGAGTTTCCGCGCGGCGAGCTGCCGGCACTGTTTAACGCGCTGACTGTCGAGGTCACCCTCGAGGCAGTCGCAAAGACCATCACGCTTGAGGTCGCCCAGCACTTGGGTGACAACCTCGTGCGTGCCGTTTCGATGGCACCGACCGACGGCCTCGTCCGCGGTGCTGTTGTTACCAACACTGGCAAGCCAATCTCCGTCCCAGTTGGCGATGTTGTCAAGGGCCACGTCTTCAACGCCCTCGGTGACTGCCTAGACGAGCCAGGCCTTGGCCGCGACGGTGAGCAGTGGGGCATCCACCGCGATCCGCCACCATTCGACCAGCTCGAGGGTAAGACCGAGATCCTGGAGACCGGCATCAAGGTTATCGACCTGCTGACCCCTTACGTGAAGGGTGGCAAGATCGGCCTGTTCGGTGGCGCTGGTGTGGGTAAGACCGTGCTTATCCAGGAGATGATCACCCGTATCGCGCGTGAGTTCTCCGGTACCTCCGTCTTCGCAGGTGTTGGCGAGCGTACCCGTGAGGGTACGGACCTCTTCCTGGAAATGGAAGAGATGGGCGTGCTGCAGGACACCGCCCTGGTGTTCGGCCAGATGGACGAGCCGCCAGGAGTTCGTATGCGTGTGGCTCTGTCCGGCCTGACCATGGCGGAGTACTTCCGCGATGTTCAGCACCAGGACGTGCTGTTGTTCATCGACAACATCTTCCGTTTCACCCAGGCCGGTTCTGAGGTTTCGACCCTGCTGGGTCGTATGCCTTCCGCCGTGGGTTACCAGCCGACCCTGGCTGACGAGATGGGTGTTCTCCAGGAGCGCATTACCTCCACCAAGGGTAAGTCGATTACCTCGCTGCAGGCCGTTTACGTCCCTGCTGACGACTACACCGACCCGGCTCCGGCTACCACCTTCGCCCACCTGGACGCCACTACAGAGCTTGACCGTGGTATCGCTTCCAAGGGTATCTACCCTGCAGTGAACCCGCTGACCTCTACTTCTCGTATCCTCGAGCCTGGCATCGTCGGCGAGCGTCACTACAACGTGGCGCAGCGCGTGATCAACATTCTGCAGAAGAACAAGGAACTCCAGGACATCATCGCCATCCTCGGTATGGACGAGCTGTCTGAAGAGGACAAGATCACCGTTCAGCGCGCACGTCGTCTGGAGCGCTTCCTGGGCCAGAACTTCTTCGTCGCAGAGAAGTTCACCGGTATCCCAGGCTCCTACGTGCCGCTGTCCCACACCATCGACGCTTTCGAGCGCATCTGCAACGGCGACTTCGACCACTACCCAGAGCAGGCCTTCAACGGCCTGGGTGGCTTGGACGATGTCGAGGCTGCTTACAAGAAGTTGACCGGAAAGTAG
- the mce gene encoding methylmalonyl-CoA epimerase, whose product MSNDISSIDIPHELVICLDHVGIAVPDLDAAVEFYRSAFGWVNHHTEVNEEQGVTEAMIGPKGLKETDGMIQLLAPLNENSTIAKFIDKKGPGLQQMCLRTSDIEALSKHLTDQGIRLLYPAPKVGTGGAKINFVHPKDAGGVLLELTQPVA is encoded by the coding sequence ATGAGTAATGACATCTCTTCTATTGATATCCCGCACGAGCTCGTCATCTGCCTCGACCACGTAGGCATCGCCGTCCCAGATCTGGACGCCGCAGTTGAGTTCTACCGCTCCGCCTTCGGCTGGGTCAACCACCACACAGAGGTCAACGAGGAGCAAGGCGTGACCGAGGCCATGATCGGCCCGAAGGGTCTCAAGGAAACCGACGGCATGATCCAGTTGCTGGCTCCTTTGAACGAGAACTCCACCATCGCTAAGTTCATCGACAAGAAGGGCCCCGGCCTGCAGCAGATGTGCCTGCGCACCTCCGACATTGAGGCGCTGTCCAAGCACCTGACCGACCAGGGCATTCGCCTGCTGTACCCCGCCCCGAAGGTGGGCACCGGTGGAGCCAAGATCAACTTCGTTCACCCGAAGGATGCCGGCGGCGTTTTGCTCGAGCTGACCCAGCCAGTCGCCTAA
- a CDS encoding F0F1 ATP synthase subunit delta: MHAASRDALANVSTQLDTALSASDNAVAVAAQTGTELFDVVDVLDGDRQLRVAVADASASADQRAGLVSAVFANKVSQSTLEVLISAARLVWSTPREFRAGLVQLGRRALLRSAEKQGQLAQVEDELFRLSRILERESGLTLLLDDRSADANRKRELLAKVLYGKVTSVTEALALQVIGRRESNAIDDINSLSKEAAALQGREVANVVSAAPLNDGQNQALAQKLERIYGRAMNIHAEVDPSLLGGLIIRVGDEVIDGSTSGKLERLRANLA, from the coding sequence ATGCACGCAGCAAGCCGCGACGCACTAGCGAATGTTTCGACTCAGCTTGATACCGCGCTATCAGCGAGCGACAACGCAGTAGCCGTAGCTGCACAGACCGGCACTGAGCTCTTCGATGTTGTAGACGTCCTCGATGGCGACCGCCAGCTGCGCGTCGCTGTTGCCGATGCCTCCGCATCTGCTGATCAGCGCGCTGGTCTGGTGTCTGCTGTGTTTGCCAACAAGGTGTCCCAGTCCACGCTGGAGGTCTTGATCTCCGCTGCACGCCTGGTGTGGTCCACCCCGCGCGAATTCCGCGCAGGCTTGGTCCAGCTTGGCCGTCGTGCCCTGTTGCGCTCTGCCGAGAAGCAGGGCCAGCTCGCACAGGTTGAAGATGAGCTTTTCCGCTTGTCCCGCATCCTGGAGCGCGAGTCTGGTCTTACTTTGCTCCTCGACGATCGCTCGGCCGACGCAAACCGCAAGCGTGAACTGCTGGCAAAGGTGCTCTACGGCAAGGTCACCTCTGTGACCGAGGCCTTGGCACTCCAGGTCATCGGACGTCGCGAAAGCAACGCGATTGACGACATCAACTCTCTTTCCAAGGAGGCCGCTGCATTGCAGGGGCGCGAGGTTGCAAACGTTGTGTCTGCAGCACCGCTAAATGATGGGCAGAATCAGGCACTGGCACAAAAGCTAGAGCGTATTTATGGTCGTGCGATGAACATCCACGCTGAGGTTGATCCCAGCCTCCTCGGTGGACTGATCATCCGTGTTGGCGACGAAGTGATCGACGGATCGACCTCGGGCAAACTCGAGCGTCTCCGCGCAAACCTCGCCTAA
- the atpB gene encoding F0F1 ATP synthase subunit A encodes MKGEFHSPSLGHEFFPEPLWFADVANGWFTIDRLMFVRLLMALVLIIFFAVAMRSPKLIPSGLQNAAEYLLDFVRIHIAEDILGKKEGKRFLPVIATIFFVVLFCNLPSVIPFLNISPNARIGMPLVLALFGYIAFIYAGAKQSGGFFKFLKSSVVIPNLPPALHILVVPLEFLSTFILRPATLTIRLMANMLAGHLILVLLFSATNFFFWQMSGWTALSAVTLVAAVAFTLFEMLVIFLQAYIFALLSAVYIELSLHADEH; translated from the coding sequence ATGAAGGGTGAATTCCACTCACCTTCACTGGGACACGAATTTTTCCCGGAGCCCTTGTGGTTCGCCGATGTGGCGAACGGCTGGTTCACAATCGACCGTCTGATGTTCGTCCGTCTCTTGATGGCACTGGTCCTGATCATCTTCTTTGCAGTGGCAATGCGCAGCCCGAAGCTCATTCCTTCCGGCCTGCAAAATGCTGCAGAGTACCTTCTGGACTTCGTCCGAATCCACATTGCAGAAGACATCCTGGGCAAGAAGGAAGGCAAGCGATTCCTGCCGGTTATCGCCACCATCTTCTTCGTCGTGCTGTTCTGCAACTTGCCTTCGGTCATTCCATTCCTGAACATTTCGCCTAACGCACGCATTGGTATGCCTTTGGTGCTGGCACTGTTCGGATACATTGCCTTCATCTACGCAGGTGCAAAGCAAAGTGGAGGCTTCTTCAAGTTTCTGAAGTCCTCGGTGGTTATCCCTAACCTGCCGCCAGCACTTCACATTCTTGTGGTTCCACTGGAGTTCCTCTCCACCTTCATTCTGCGGCCGGCCACGCTGACTATCCGTCTCATGGCCAACATGCTCGCAGGTCACCTGATTCTGGTTTTGCTCTTCTCTGCTACTAACTTCTTCTTCTGGCAGATGAGCGGCTGGACCGCACTTTCTGCAGTGACTCTGGTCGCCGCAGTTGCGTTCACTCTGTTCGAAATGTTGGTCATCTTCCTGCAGGCGTACATCTTCGCCCTGCTGTCGGCCGTCTACATCGAACTGTCGCTGCACGCAGACGAACACTGA
- a CDS encoding F0F1 ATP synthase subunit B: MTNVINVLAAGGEEALPLEDQPSVLLPAAYDITWSLVVLVVIGILFWKLVLPKFQEVLSEREDRIKGGIQRAEAAQAEAKAALEKYNAQLAEARAEAAEIREEARAKGKQIEAELKAKATEESNRIIESGEKQLAAQREQVVAELRREMGQNSINLAERLLGDQLSDDVKRSGTIDKFLADLDTVTPAGK; the protein is encoded by the coding sequence ATGACCAACGTCATTAACGTTTTGGCAGCTGGAGGTGAAGAGGCCCTGCCGCTGGAGGACCAGCCGTCGGTGCTTCTGCCCGCTGCTTATGACATCACCTGGTCGCTCGTCGTGCTCGTTGTCATTGGAATTCTCTTCTGGAAGCTCGTTCTTCCGAAGTTCCAGGAAGTCCTTTCCGAGCGTGAGGACCGCATCAAGGGTGGCATCCAGCGCGCCGAAGCCGCACAGGCCGAGGCCAAGGCTGCCCTTGAGAAGTACAATGCTCAGCTCGCTGAGGCTCGCGCCGAGGCAGCCGAAATCCGCGAAGAGGCCCGCGCTAAGGGCAAGCAGATCGAGGCTGAGCTGAAGGCAAAGGCAACCGAGGAGAGCAACCGCATCATCGAGTCCGGTGAGAAGCAGCTGGCCGCTCAGCGTGAGCAGGTCGTCGCTGAGCTTCGCCGCGAGATGGGCCAGAACTCCATCAACCTGGCTGAGCGCCTGCTCGGAGACCAGCTCTCCGACGATGTCAAGCGCTCCGGCACCATTGATAAGTTCCTGGCTGACCTCGACACCGTCACTCCCGCAGGAAAGTAG
- the atpA gene encoding F0F1 ATP synthase subunit alpha codes for MAELTISSDEIRSAIANYTSSYSAEASREEVGVVISAADGIAQVSGLPSVMANELLEFPGGVIGVAQNLDTDRVGVVVLGNYESLKEGDEVKRTGEVLSIPVGDKFLGRVINPLGQPIDGLGAIEAEENRVLELQAPSVLQRQPVEEPMQTGIKAIDAMTPIGRGQRQLIIGDRKTGKTAVCIDTILNQKANWESGDKKKQVRCIYVAIGQKGSTIAAVRKTLEEHGALEYTTIVAAPASDSAGFKWLAPFAGAALGQHWMYQGDHVLVIYDDLTKQAEAYRAISLLLRRPPGREAYPGDVFYLHSRLLERAAKLSDDMGAGSLTALPIIETKANDVSAFIPTNVISITDGQVFLESDLFNKGVRPAINVGVSVSRVGGAAQTKGMKKVSGSLRLDLASYRDLEAFAAFASDLDAASKAQLERGARLVELLKQAENSPQSVEHQIISIWLAGEGHFDSVPVEDIRRFEAELIETLRSNNPEVFEQIAGGTPLSEESQATLVAATENFKRGFQTTDGTPVINEPEVEALAAEEVKKNQLKVKK; via the coding sequence ATGGCGGAGCTTACGATCTCCTCCGATGAGATCCGTAGCGCGATTGCGAACTACACCTCGAGCTACTCCGCGGAGGCCTCCCGTGAGGAGGTCGGCGTGGTCATTTCGGCGGCTGACGGTATTGCCCAGGTATCTGGACTGCCATCAGTCATGGCGAATGAGCTCCTTGAGTTCCCAGGTGGCGTTATTGGCGTCGCACAGAACCTTGACACCGACCGCGTCGGCGTCGTGGTTTTGGGTAACTACGAGTCCCTCAAGGAGGGCGACGAAGTCAAGCGGACCGGTGAGGTCCTCTCCATTCCGGTCGGAGATAAGTTCCTCGGCCGCGTTATCAACCCACTGGGCCAGCCGATTGACGGCCTGGGGGCAATCGAGGCAGAGGAAAACCGCGTCCTCGAGCTGCAGGCACCATCCGTGCTGCAGCGTCAGCCAGTCGAGGAGCCGATGCAGACCGGCATCAAGGCTATCGACGCAATGACCCCAATCGGTCGCGGTCAGCGTCAGCTGATCATTGGTGACCGCAAGACCGGCAAGACTGCCGTCTGTATCGACACCATCCTTAACCAGAAGGCTAACTGGGAGTCCGGCGACAAGAAGAAGCAGGTTCGCTGCATCTACGTCGCTATCGGTCAGAAGGGCTCGACCATCGCAGCCGTTCGTAAGACCCTCGAGGAGCACGGCGCTCTCGAGTACACCACCATCGTCGCAGCTCCTGCATCCGACTCCGCAGGCTTCAAGTGGCTTGCTCCTTTCGCCGGTGCAGCCCTGGGTCAGCACTGGATGTACCAGGGCGACCACGTGCTGGTGATCTACGATGATCTGACCAAGCAGGCTGAGGCCTACCGCGCTATCTCCCTGCTGCTGCGTCGTCCGCCGGGACGCGAGGCTTACCCAGGTGACGTCTTCTACCTCCACTCCCGTTTGCTGGAGCGTGCTGCAAAGCTTTCCGACGACATGGGTGCAGGCTCCCTGACCGCTCTGCCGATCATTGAGACCAAGGCTAACGACGTCTCCGCCTTCATTCCGACCAACGTCATCTCCATTACCGATGGCCAGGTATTCCTCGAGTCCGACCTCTTCAACAAGGGTGTTCGCCCGGCTATTAACGTCGGTGTGTCCGTCTCCCGTGTTGGTGGTGCCGCTCAGACCAAGGGTATGAAGAAGGTTTCTGGCTCCCTGCGTCTGGACCTGGCTTCCTACCGCGACTTGGAGGCGTTTGCCGCCTTCGCGTCCGATCTGGATGCCGCTTCCAAGGCACAGCTCGAGCGTGGCGCTCGCCTCGTTGAGCTGCTGAAGCAGGCCGAGAACTCTCCGCAGTCCGTTGAGCACCAGATCATCTCCATCTGGCTTGCCGGCGAAGGCCACTTCGACTCCGTTCCCGTCGAAGACATCCGTCGCTTCGAGGCAGAGCTCATCGAGACCCTGCGCTCCAACAACCCTGAGGTCTTTGAGCAGATCGCCGGCGGAACCCCGCTGTCCGAGGAGTCTCAGGCCACCTTGGTTGCCGCTACCGAAAACTTCAAGCGTGGTTTCCAGACCACCGATGGCACCCCAGTCATCAATGAGCCTGAGGTTGAGGCGCTGGCAGCCGAAGAGGTTAAGAAGAACCAGCTGAAGGTCAAGAAGTAA
- a CDS encoding MraY family glycosyltransferase, giving the protein MGTGVAGVPMRELALVILVAAAFTYLLTGIVRHYMVKTGRVGEIRERDAHTQPKPRLGGIAMFAGFLAAIFLANQLPALTRGFQPITPEMSAVVSGAVVIVVVGVIDDLWDLDALTKLIGQILGAAVMSFMGLTWTLLYVPFGDGTTLLLDQTVSTIVTVIFTVTVINAINFVDGLDGLAAGLGMIAAASILIFSMTVLHDQGGMVSAYPPAIIAAALVGMCAGFLPHNFEPARIFMGDSGAMLIGFLLAAASTSASGKINMSLYGTADMVALLSPIIVVAAAISVPMLDLVMAVVRRVSKGQSPFAADKMHLHHRLLSLGHTHRRVALVLYLWVSAVAFGAVAFSVVPAKVAVAGTVVAFILAALATRGPARRARAQSGAHKSTVIEQAPPE; this is encoded by the coding sequence ATGGGAACCGGCGTAGCGGGCGTGCCGATGCGAGAACTGGCCTTGGTCATACTCGTCGCGGCGGCTTTTACGTACCTGCTCACCGGAATCGTCCGGCACTACATGGTCAAGACGGGACGGGTGGGGGAGATTCGCGAACGCGACGCCCACACCCAACCCAAGCCGCGCCTAGGCGGTATCGCCATGTTCGCCGGGTTTCTCGCGGCGATTTTCCTCGCCAATCAATTGCCGGCGCTGACCCGAGGCTTTCAGCCGATCACCCCGGAGATGTCCGCCGTGGTATCGGGCGCAGTGGTCATTGTGGTGGTCGGTGTGATCGATGATCTGTGGGATCTCGATGCGCTCACCAAGCTTATCGGCCAGATTCTCGGGGCCGCCGTGATGAGCTTCATGGGGCTTACCTGGACCTTGCTGTATGTTCCCTTCGGGGATGGCACGACATTATTGCTGGATCAAACGGTGTCCACTATTGTCACAGTGATTTTTACCGTCACCGTGATTAATGCGATCAACTTCGTCGACGGCCTCGACGGTTTGGCCGCGGGCCTCGGTATGATCGCCGCGGCCTCCATCCTCATCTTTTCGATGACGGTGCTCCATGATCAAGGCGGAATGGTCTCGGCCTATCCACCGGCCATCATCGCTGCGGCCCTAGTGGGTATGTGCGCCGGATTTCTCCCGCACAATTTCGAGCCCGCTCGCATTTTTATGGGGGACTCAGGGGCAATGCTGATCGGCTTTTTGTTGGCGGCGGCGTCGACCTCGGCCAGTGGCAAGATCAACATGTCCTTGTATGGAACCGCCGACATGGTGGCACTCTTGTCGCCCATTATCGTCGTGGCCGCTGCGATCTCCGTGCCCATGCTCGACCTTGTCATGGCGGTGGTGCGCCGCGTGAGCAAGGGGCAATCGCCTTTCGCCGCCGACAAGATGCACCTGCATCACCGACTACTTTCTTTGGGGCACACGCACCGCCGCGTGGCCTTGGTGCTATACCTATGGGTCTCGGCCGTGGCCTTCGGCGCGGTGGCCTTCTCGGTGGTGCCGGCCAAGGTAGCCGTCGCAGGCACGGTCGTGGCCTTTATTCTCGCGGCACTTGCCACCCGGGGTCCCGCCAGGCGTGCGCGGGCGCAATCGGGGGCGCACAAGTCAACTGTGATAGAACAGGCCCCGCCCGAATAA